A DNA window from Brassica napus cultivar Da-Ae chromosome C1, Da-Ae, whole genome shotgun sequence contains the following coding sequences:
- the LOC125579793 gene encoding uncharacterized protein LOC125579793, which translates to MKELLYVHKPIMLDSTNFGHWKVRMQHIIRGVDEDAWTSVEDGWSAPTVVLEDKSVGPQPKDQWTDGEKKASKFNSKALTVIFSSVDVEQFKIIQGCESTKQAWDTLINHFEGNTSVRRTHLDHLASKFENLRMSDDEPIDGFICKISELASEASVLGKKYEEKDLVKKLLRCLPPRFEAYKAVLTLDVDIDEMKFDQLSGLLKVHDLEKTDRQSTNQKSIAFTAESKDDGQVTKIEENLSLMARNFNKFVKRMEKGGGRSNGRYQKNDVERGSSQHSKQDSSKNTKKCHECEGYGHFRSECPLAKRKEQKCIECKGIGHTRSECPSILKKEKSLMCFSDTESESDSDEGELHLNFMALIGQESGKDSNAYNEDDDDLEQDLETEYKILFDKFYDLSHENLELLKDKAMLKAQINILELDQPSTKAKAYSIDREPDQEVLALKRAMTEQEQVRKEAEAHVQRLSDLLAVETDRSRLLEIQLTENHKKVCMLSAGTATLDHILTLGQCPSLNIGLGYKGSTSKATEMKFVREAPNEEKKPEEKGVPAERNENVLPKPRRRGNGCHFCGKRGHNARFCYFRRRQYERAWRLNLCFTEPTAYGCVWIAKRDLYPNYKENTHSELNTVSVKSHTEAEHDLVCNFVRVQVDTEIVSNVAYTSAEEASQSQLPWYFDSGCSKHMTGSEDYLEKLELIRGEKVTFGDGGQGKIRAIGITSRPDVPKLSNVYFVEGLKANLINVSQLCDEGLEVIFNSKECRAVDARNNVVLRGIRSGNNCYLWRPSNVCFTATESKLDLWNKKLGHMNTNGLSRLVNAKVVRGVPDLEKQTETVCGAYCQGKQVKVQHKQISEISSTRILELVNMDLMGPITPESVAGNRYIFVLVDDISRYTWADFLRNKSDALESFRILALQFKQDKGGIIQIKSNHGGMFSKNCVDNKLTNLKSIR; encoded by the coding sequence ATGAAGGAACTCTTATACGTTCATAAGCCTATCATGCTGGACAGTACCAACTTTGGTCACTGGAAAGTGAGGATGCAACACATCATCAGAGGAGTTGATGAAGATGCTTGGACGTCTGTAGAAGATGGTTGGAGTGCTCCTACCGTTGTCTTGGAAGATAAGTCTGTTGGTCCACAGCCTAAAGACCAGTGGACTGATGGTGAGAAGAAAGCGTCGAAGTTCAACTCTAAAGCTCTAACTGTCATATTTTCTTCAGTAGATGTTGAGCAGTTCAAGATCATACAAGGATGTGAATCTACCAAGCAAGCGTGGGATACGCTCATAAATCACTTTGAAGGAAATACCAGTGTGAGAAGGACACACCTTGATCACCTAGCCTCCAAGTTTGAGAACCTGAGAATGAGTGATGATGAGCCGATTGATGGATTCATATGCAAGATCAGTGAATTGGCAAGTGAAGCGTCTGTTCTTGGCAAGAAGTATGAAGAAAAGGATTTGGTGAAGAAGCTGCTAAGGTGCTTACCACCACGGTTTGAAGCTTATAAAGCTGTTCTCACACTTGATGTTGACATAGATGAGATGAAGTTTGATCAACTCTCAGGCCTTCTGAAGGTGCATGATCTTGAGAAAACCGACCGACAATCTACTAACCAGAAGAGCATTGCCTTCACAGCTGAGTCTAAGGATGATGGTCAAGTCACTAAGATTGAAGAGAATCTGAGTTTAATGGCTCGAAACTTCAACAAGTTTGTCAAGCGTATGGAGAAAGGTGGTGGTAGATCCAATGGACGCTACCAAAAGAATGATGTTGAAAGGGGCAGCTCTCAGCACTCAAAGCAGGATTCGAGCAAGAACACAAAGAAGTGTCATGAGTGTGAAGGTTACGGCCACTTCAGAAGCGAGTGTCCCCTTGCTAAGAGAAAAGAGCAAAAATGTATTGAGTGTAAAGGCATTGGGCATACACGCAGTGAGTGTCCTAGCATTCTCAAGAAAGAGAAGTCTCTTATGTGCTTCAGTGACACTGAATCTGAAAGCGACAGTGATGAAGGTGAGCTGCACCTAAACTTCATGGCTCTAATTGGTCAAGAAAGTGGAAAAGACTCTAATGCTTACaacgaggatgatgatgatcttgAGCAAGATCTTGAAACTGAGTACAAGATTCTATTTGACAAGTTCTATGATCTCAGTCATGAGAATCTCGAGCTTCTCAAGGATAAAGCAATGCTGAAAGCTCAGATTAACATACTGGAACTTGATCAGCCTTCCACCAAGGCAAAAGCTTACTCAATTGACCGAGAGCCGGATCAAGAAGTTCTTGCACTTAAGAGAGCGATGACAGAGCAGGAACAAGTTCGTAAGGAAGCTGAAGCACACGTACAAAGGTTGAGCGATCTCTTAGCCGTAGAGACTGATCGAAGTAGGCTACTCGAAATTCAACTAACTGAAAATCACAAGAAGGTTTGCATGCTCTCAGCTGGTACTGCAACTCTTGATCACATACTTACATTGGGACAGTGTCCGAGTCTCAACATTGGCTTGGGATATAAAGGATCTACCTCAAAGGCTACTGAAATGAAGTTTGTGAGGGAAGCTCCTAATGAAGAAAAGAAACCTGAAGAGAAAGGGGTCCCTGCTGAAAGAAACGAGAATGTCCTTCCTAAACCAAGAAGACGTGGAAACGGATGTCATTTCTGTGGGAAACGAGGACACAACGCTAGGTTTTGTTACTTTCGAAGACGTCAGTATGAGAGAGCATGGAGGTTGAACCTGTGTTTCACCGAACCAACTGCTTATGGTTGCGTGTGGATAGCCAAACGTGATCTATATCCGAACTACAAAGAGAACACTCACTCTGAACTAAACACCGTTTCTGTTAAGTCACACACTGAAGCAGAACATGATCTTGTTTGCAACTTTGTGCGAGTACAAGTAGACACAGAGATCGTTAGTAATGTTGCTTATACCTCTGCTGAAGAAGCATCACAATCTCAACTTCCCTGGTATTTTGATAGTGGGTGCTCAAAGCATATGACTGGAAGTGAAGACTATCTTGAGAAACTCGAACTCATCAGAGGTGAAAAAGTTACTTTTGGAGATGGAGGACAAGGCAAAATTCGTGCAATTGGAATAACCTCCAGACCTGATGTGCCTAAACTCTCAAACGTTTACTTTGTTGAGGGTCTCAAGGCCAATCTGATCAATGTGAGTCAACTATGTGATGAAGGATTAGAGGTTATCTTTAACAGCAAGGAATGTCGCGCCGTTGATGCAAGAAACAATGTGGTGCTGAGAGGTATTCGTTCAGGGAACAACTGCTATCTTTGGAGACCTTCAAACGTGTGTTTTACGGCTACTGAATCCAAACTTGATCTCTGGAACAAAAAACTGGGTCACATGAACACCAATGGGCTTAGCAGACTCGTGAATGCTAAAGTAGTAAGAGGTGTCCCTGATTTGGAGAAACAGACAGAGACAGTATGTGGAGCATACTGCCAAGGAAAGCAAGTCAAGGTACAGCACAAACAAATTTCAGAGATCAGTTCTACACGGATATTGGAACTGGTTAACATGGATCTCATGGGTCCTATAACACCTGAAAGCGTTGCTGGTAACcgatatatttttgtattggtTGATGATATTTCCAGGTACACTTGGGCGGACTTCTTACGCAACAAGTCTGATG
- the LOC125580686 gene encoding uncharacterized protein LOC125580686 isoform X3 produces MQGGGGDPFNFNCPSGGFGGSSGGPNNGPPSLMSSSGGDSFDGFGAPNNEPPSQMSNVLGGDSADSFGGSNNGPPSQMSNVLGGVSVDGFGGSFGGSNGDPPSLMSSFFGGRDPFDDPFFTEPFGGSMFQPSLFGPPTMDPFAGVLPPPLGFIENHHHQTPQPRLPGGPVIEEINVLDAEEEGEAYQEKSVILGKRGRSSSEVETEEAIAEERRITHMQNMNANAMVDNGQWQQQTQERRIRHRENMNEYAMVDNEQWRPQTQVRHMQNMNTNAMVNSGQWQPQTQGYSFQSSTVTYGGNDGNYYTSSTTRRTGSDGLTLEESKEANTATREAAHRISRGFHNKGHTVERTRNSDGRVGTNQILHNLNEDELAGFEQSWSSNAGMQMQFPSLSGSFGSGFVNREQPMLPPPTDPSSSRARRGPYCHRRRNATDLSRLGF; encoded by the exons ATGCAAGGAGGTGGTGGAGATCCTTTCAACTTTAATTGTCCTTCTGGTGGCTTTGGAGGCTCTTCTGGTGGCCCGAACAATGGTCCCCCGAGTCTGATGTCTAGTTCTGGAGGAGACTCTTTTGATGGTTTTGGTGCCCCTAACAATGAACCTCCGAGTCAGATGTCCAATGTTTTAGGAGGAGACTCTGCTGATAGTTTTGGTGGATCTAACAACGGTCCACCGAGTCAGATGTCTAATGTTTTAGGAGGAGTCTCTGTTGATGGTTTTGGTGGCTCTTTTGGTGGATCTAATGGTGATCCTCCGAGTCTGATGTCTAGTTTTTTCGGAGGAAGAGATCCGTTTGATGACCCTTTCTTCACCGAGCCTTTTGGTGGTAGCATGTTTCAGCCCAGCTTGTTTGGTCCTCCTACCATGGACCCTTTTGCTGGAGTGCTTCCTCCTCCATTAGGGTTTATCGAGAATCATCATCACCAGACACCACAACCGAGACTACCAGGTGGACCAGTTATTGAAGAGATCAATGTTTTAGATGctgaggaagaaggagaagcatATCAAGAGAAGAGCGTAATCCTAGGGAAACGTGGCAGGTCAAGCAGTGAGGTGGAAACTGAAGAGGCTATAGCTGAAG AGAGAAGGATCACACACATGCAAAACATGAATGCAAATGCTATGGTGGACAATGGACAATGGCAACAACAAACTCAAG AGAGAAGGATCAGACACAGGGAAAACATGAATGAATATGCTATGGTGGACAATGAACAATGGCGGCCACAAACTCAAG TCAGACACATGCAAAACATGAATACAAATGCTATGGTGAACAGTGGACAATGGCAGCCACAGACTCAAGGTTATAGTTTCCAGAGCTCGACTGTTACTTACGGTGGTAATGACGGAAACTACTACACTTCGTCCACGACCAGAAGGACAGGAAGTGATGGG TTAACTCTGGAAGAAAGCAAAGAAGCTAATACTGCAACTCGCGAAGCAGCGCACAGGATTTCAAGAGGCTTCCATAACAAG GGCCACACGGTTGAGCGTACGCGCAACTCGGATGGTCGGGTTGGTACAAACCAGATTTTGCACAATCTGAACGAAG ATGAATTGGCTGGTTTTGAACAGTCTTGGAGTAGCAATGCTGGAATGCAAATGCAATTCCCCAGTCTGTCTGGTTCCTTTGGCA GTGGCTTTGTTAACAGAGAGCAACCAATGTTGCCTCCTCCGACTGATCCAAGCTCTTCTCGTGCAAGAAGAGGGCCTTACTGTCACAGAAGAAGGAATGCAACGGATTTAAGCAGGCTGGGTTTCTAA
- the LOC125580686 gene encoding uncharacterized protein LOC125580686 isoform X1 gives MQGGGGDPFNFNCPSGGFGGSSGGPNNGPPSLMSSSGGDSFDGFGAPNNEPPSQMSNVLGGDSADSFGGSNNGPPSQMSNVLGGVSVDGFGGSFGGSNGDPPSLMSSFFGGRDPFDDPFFTEPFGGSMFQPSLFGPPTMDPFAGVLPPPLGFIENHHHQTPQPRLPGGPVIEEINVLDAEEEGEAYQEKSVILGKRGRSSSEVETEEAIAEERRITHMQNMNANAMVDNGQWQQQTQERRIRHRENMNEYAMVDNEQWRPQTQERRIAHMQNMNANAMENNGQWQPLTQERRFTHRQNMNANAMVTYEQWQPQTQVRHMQNMNTNAMVNSGQWQPQTQGYSFQSSTVTYGGNDGNYYTSSTTRRTGSDGLTLEESKEANTATREAAHRISRGFHNKGHTVERTRNSDGRVGTNQILHNLNEDELAGFEQSWSSNAGMQMQFPSLSGSFGSGFVNREQPMLPPPTDPSSSRARRGPYCHRRRNATDLSRLGF, from the exons ATGCAAGGAGGTGGTGGAGATCCTTTCAACTTTAATTGTCCTTCTGGTGGCTTTGGAGGCTCTTCTGGTGGCCCGAACAATGGTCCCCCGAGTCTGATGTCTAGTTCTGGAGGAGACTCTTTTGATGGTTTTGGTGCCCCTAACAATGAACCTCCGAGTCAGATGTCCAATGTTTTAGGAGGAGACTCTGCTGATAGTTTTGGTGGATCTAACAACGGTCCACCGAGTCAGATGTCTAATGTTTTAGGAGGAGTCTCTGTTGATGGTTTTGGTGGCTCTTTTGGTGGATCTAATGGTGATCCTCCGAGTCTGATGTCTAGTTTTTTCGGAGGAAGAGATCCGTTTGATGACCCTTTCTTCACCGAGCCTTTTGGTGGTAGCATGTTTCAGCCCAGCTTGTTTGGTCCTCCTACCATGGACCCTTTTGCTGGAGTGCTTCCTCCTCCATTAGGGTTTATCGAGAATCATCATCACCAGACACCACAACCGAGACTACCAGGTGGACCAGTTATTGAAGAGATCAATGTTTTAGATGctgaggaagaaggagaagcatATCAAGAGAAGAGCGTAATCCTAGGGAAACGTGGCAGGTCAAGCAGTGAGGTGGAAACTGAAGAGGCTATAGCTGAAG AGAGAAGGATCACACACATGCAAAACATGAATGCAAATGCTATGGTGGACAATGGACAATGGCAACAACAAACTCAAG AGAGAAGGATCAGACACAGGGAAAACATGAATGAATATGCTATGGTGGACAATGAACAATGGCGGCCACAAACTCAAG AGAGAAGGATTGCACACATGCAAAACATGAATGCAAATGCTATGGAGAACAATGGACAATGGCAGCCACTAACTCAAG AGAGAAGGTTCACGCACAGGCAAAACATGAATGCAAATGCTATGGTGACCTATGAACAATGGCAACCACAAACTCAAG TCAGACACATGCAAAACATGAATACAAATGCTATGGTGAACAGTGGACAATGGCAGCCACAGACTCAAGGTTATAGTTTCCAGAGCTCGACTGTTACTTACGGTGGTAATGACGGAAACTACTACACTTCGTCCACGACCAGAAGGACAGGAAGTGATGGG TTAACTCTGGAAGAAAGCAAAGAAGCTAATACTGCAACTCGCGAAGCAGCGCACAGGATTTCAAGAGGCTTCCATAACAAG GGCCACACGGTTGAGCGTACGCGCAACTCGGATGGTCGGGTTGGTACAAACCAGATTTTGCACAATCTGAACGAAG ATGAATTGGCTGGTTTTGAACAGTCTTGGAGTAGCAATGCTGGAATGCAAATGCAATTCCCCAGTCTGTCTGGTTCCTTTGGCA GTGGCTTTGTTAACAGAGAGCAACCAATGTTGCCTCCTCCGACTGATCCAAGCTCTTCTCGTGCAAGAAGAGGGCCTTACTGTCACAGAAGAAGGAATGCAACGGATTTAAGCAGGCTGGGTTTCTAA
- the LOC125580686 gene encoding uncharacterized protein LOC125580686 isoform X2, producing the protein MQGGGGDPFNFNCPSGGFGGSSGGPNNGPPSLMSSSGGDSFDGFGAPNNEPPSQMSNVLGGDSADSFGGSNNGPPSQMSNVLGGVSVDGFGGSFGGSNGDPPSLMSSFFGGRDPFDDPFFTEPFGGSMFQPSLFGPPTMDPFAGVLPPPLGFIENHHHQTPQPRLPGGPVIEEINVLDAEEEGEAYQEKSVILGKRGRSSSEVETEEAIAEERRITHMQNMNANAMVDNGQWQQQTQERRIRHRENMNEYAMVDNEQWRPQTQERRIAHMQNMNANAMENNGQWQPLTQVRHMQNMNTNAMVNSGQWQPQTQGYSFQSSTVTYGGNDGNYYTSSTTRRTGSDGLTLEESKEANTATREAAHRISRGFHNKGHTVERTRNSDGRVGTNQILHNLNEDELAGFEQSWSSNAGMQMQFPSLSGSFGSGFVNREQPMLPPPTDPSSSRARRGPYCHRRRNATDLSRLGF; encoded by the exons ATGCAAGGAGGTGGTGGAGATCCTTTCAACTTTAATTGTCCTTCTGGTGGCTTTGGAGGCTCTTCTGGTGGCCCGAACAATGGTCCCCCGAGTCTGATGTCTAGTTCTGGAGGAGACTCTTTTGATGGTTTTGGTGCCCCTAACAATGAACCTCCGAGTCAGATGTCCAATGTTTTAGGAGGAGACTCTGCTGATAGTTTTGGTGGATCTAACAACGGTCCACCGAGTCAGATGTCTAATGTTTTAGGAGGAGTCTCTGTTGATGGTTTTGGTGGCTCTTTTGGTGGATCTAATGGTGATCCTCCGAGTCTGATGTCTAGTTTTTTCGGAGGAAGAGATCCGTTTGATGACCCTTTCTTCACCGAGCCTTTTGGTGGTAGCATGTTTCAGCCCAGCTTGTTTGGTCCTCCTACCATGGACCCTTTTGCTGGAGTGCTTCCTCCTCCATTAGGGTTTATCGAGAATCATCATCACCAGACACCACAACCGAGACTACCAGGTGGACCAGTTATTGAAGAGATCAATGTTTTAGATGctgaggaagaaggagaagcatATCAAGAGAAGAGCGTAATCCTAGGGAAACGTGGCAGGTCAAGCAGTGAGGTGGAAACTGAAGAGGCTATAGCTGAAG AGAGAAGGATCACACACATGCAAAACATGAATGCAAATGCTATGGTGGACAATGGACAATGGCAACAACAAACTCAAG AGAGAAGGATCAGACACAGGGAAAACATGAATGAATATGCTATGGTGGACAATGAACAATGGCGGCCACAAACTCAAG AGAGAAGGATTGCACACATGCAAAACATGAATGCAAATGCTATGGAGAACAATGGACAATGGCAGCCACTAACTCAAG TCAGACACATGCAAAACATGAATACAAATGCTATGGTGAACAGTGGACAATGGCAGCCACAGACTCAAGGTTATAGTTTCCAGAGCTCGACTGTTACTTACGGTGGTAATGACGGAAACTACTACACTTCGTCCACGACCAGAAGGACAGGAAGTGATGGG TTAACTCTGGAAGAAAGCAAAGAAGCTAATACTGCAACTCGCGAAGCAGCGCACAGGATTTCAAGAGGCTTCCATAACAAG GGCCACACGGTTGAGCGTACGCGCAACTCGGATGGTCGGGTTGGTACAAACCAGATTTTGCACAATCTGAACGAAG ATGAATTGGCTGGTTTTGAACAGTCTTGGAGTAGCAATGCTGGAATGCAAATGCAATTCCCCAGTCTGTCTGGTTCCTTTGGCA GTGGCTTTGTTAACAGAGAGCAACCAATGTTGCCTCCTCCGACTGATCCAAGCTCTTCTCGTGCAAGAAGAGGGCCTTACTGTCACAGAAGAAGGAATGCAACGGATTTAAGCAGGCTGGGTTTCTAA